In one Cronobacter dublinensis subsp. dublinensis LMG 23823 genomic region, the following are encoded:
- the tatC gene encoding Sec-independent protein translocase subunit TatC — protein sequence MAVEDTQPLISHLIELRKRLLNCIIAVLVIFLALVYFANDIYQLVSAPLISQMPHGASMIATDVASPFFTPIKLTMMVSVILSAPVILYQVWAFVAPALYKHERRLIVPLLVSSTLLFYIGMAFAYFVVFPLAFGFLTKTAPVGVVVSTDITSYLDFVMALFMAFGVSFEVPVAIVLLCWMGVTTPQDLREKRPYVLVGAFVVGMLLTPPDVFSQTLLAIPMYCLFEVGIFFSRFYVGKRRPREADPEEAEE from the coding sequence ATGGCTGTTGAAGATACCCAACCCCTAATCAGTCACCTGATTGAACTGCGCAAGCGACTGCTGAACTGCATTATCGCGGTGCTGGTGATTTTCCTGGCGCTGGTCTATTTCGCCAACGATATCTATCAGCTGGTTTCCGCGCCGCTTATCAGCCAGATGCCGCATGGCGCGAGCATGATAGCGACCGATGTCGCGTCACCGTTCTTTACGCCTATCAAGCTGACCATGATGGTATCGGTGATCCTCTCCGCGCCGGTTATCCTGTATCAGGTCTGGGCGTTTGTCGCGCCCGCGCTCTACAAGCATGAAAGGCGCTTGATTGTCCCGCTGCTGGTGTCCAGTACGCTGCTCTTTTATATCGGCATGGCGTTCGCCTACTTCGTGGTGTTCCCGCTGGCGTTTGGCTTTTTGACCAAAACCGCGCCCGTCGGAGTGGTGGTGTCGACGGATATCACCAGCTATCTTGATTTCGTCATGGCGCTGTTTATGGCCTTCGGCGTGTCGTTTGAAGTCCCGGTCGCGATTGTGCTGCTGTGCTGGATGGGCGTCACGACGCCGCAGGATCTGCGTGAGAAACGCCCGTATGTCCTGGTCGGCGCGTTTGTCGTCGGGATGCTGCTCACCCCACCGGATGTATTCTCGCAAACGTTGCTGGCGATACCGATGTACTGCCTGTTTGAAGTCGGGATTTTCTTCTCGCGCTTTTACGTCGGGAAACGGCGTCCGCGCGAGGCGGATCCAGAAGAAGCAGAAGAATAA
- the ubiB gene encoding ubiquinone biosynthesis regulatory protein kinase UbiB translates to MTPGEIRRLYFIIKTFLSYGLDELIPRMRLTLPLRVWRRGLFWLPNRHKDLELGTRLRLALQELGPVWIKFGQMLSTRRDLFPPVIADQLALLQDRVAPFDGRLAKQQIEKAMGDQPVEAWFDDFDITPLASASIAQVHTARLKENGKEVVIKVIRPDILPVIKADMKLIYRLARWVPRLLPDGRRLRPMEVVREYEKTLLDELDLLREAANAIQLRRNFENSPMLYIPEVYSDYCSPTMMVMERIYGIPVNDVAALEANGTDMKLLAERGVQVFFTQVFRDSFFHGDMHPGNIFVSHDHPHDPQYIGIDCGIVGSLNKEDKRYLAENFIAFFNRDYRRVAELHVDSGWVPPDTNVEEFESAIRTVCEPIFEKPLADISFGHVLLNLFNTARRFNMEVQPQLVLLQKTLLYIEGVGRQLYPQLDLWKTAKPFLESWIKDQVGFPALVRSFKEKAPFWAEKIPEIPELVYNSLRQGKQLQQSVDKIAHELQEHRVKQGQSRYLFGIGATLMLSGTLLFINRPDWGMSPGWLMAGGILVWLIGWRRTD, encoded by the coding sequence ATGACGCCAGGTGAAATTCGGCGCCTTTATTTCATCATTAAAACGTTCCTGAGCTACGGCCTGGATGAGCTTATCCCGCGCATGCGTCTTACGTTGCCGCTGCGGGTCTGGCGTCGCGGGCTGTTCTGGCTGCCAAACCGCCACAAAGACCTTGAGCTTGGCACGCGCTTGCGTCTGGCATTGCAGGAGCTGGGCCCGGTGTGGATCAAGTTTGGCCAGATGCTCTCGACCCGCCGCGATCTCTTCCCGCCGGTTATCGCCGATCAGCTGGCGCTGTTGCAGGATCGCGTCGCCCCCTTCGATGGCCGGCTCGCGAAACAGCAGATCGAAAAAGCGATGGGCGATCAACCCGTCGAGGCCTGGTTTGATGACTTCGATATTACCCCGCTCGCGTCCGCCTCTATTGCGCAGGTGCATACCGCGCGTCTGAAAGAGAACGGCAAAGAGGTGGTCATTAAGGTGATCCGCCCCGATATCCTGCCGGTCATTAAAGCGGATATGAAGCTGATTTACCGCCTCGCGCGATGGGTGCCGCGTCTGCTGCCGGACGGTCGCCGTCTGCGCCCGATGGAAGTCGTGCGCGAGTATGAAAAAACGCTGCTTGATGAGCTCGATCTGCTGCGTGAAGCCGCTAACGCCATCCAGCTGCGCCGTAATTTTGAAAACAGCCCGATGCTTTACATCCCGGAAGTCTACTCGGACTACTGCAGCCCGACGATGATGGTGATGGAGCGCATCTATGGGATCCCGGTCAACGACGTCGCGGCGCTGGAAGCCAACGGAACCGACATGAAGCTGCTCGCCGAGCGCGGCGTTCAGGTCTTCTTTACCCAGGTCTTTCGCGACAGCTTCTTCCATGGCGATATGCATCCGGGCAACATTTTTGTCAGCCATGACCACCCGCATGACCCGCAATACATCGGCATCGACTGCGGCATCGTGGGCTCACTGAACAAAGAAGATAAGCGCTATCTGGCGGAAAACTTTATCGCCTTCTTCAACCGCGACTACCGCCGCGTGGCGGAGCTGCACGTTGATTCAGGCTGGGTTCCGCCAGACACAAACGTGGAAGAGTTCGAGTCGGCTATTCGTACCGTCTGTGAGCCGATTTTTGAAAAACCGCTCGCGGATATTTCGTTTGGTCATGTCCTGCTGAACCTGTTTAACACCGCGCGTCGCTTCAATATGGAAGTGCAGCCGCAGCTGGTGCTGCTGCAAAAAACGCTGCTGTATATTGAAGGCGTCGGGCGTCAGCTCTATCCGCAGCTCGATTTATGGAAAACGGCGAAACCTTTTCTGGAAAGCTGGATCAAAGATCAGGTGGGTTTCCCGGCGCTGGTACGCTCCTTTAAGGAAAAAGCGCCATTCTGGGCCGAGAAAATCCCGGAAATCCCTGAACTGGTCTACAACAGCCTGCGGCAAGGCAAACAACTGCAACAAAGTGTTGATAAGATTGCCCATGAGCTGCAGGAGCACCGCGTGAAGCAAGGACAATCGCGGTATCTGTTTGGCATTGGCGCCACGCTGATGCTGAGCGGCACGCTGCTCTTTATCAATCGTCCTGACTGGGGTATGTCGCCCGGATGGCTGATGGCAGGCGGGATCCTCGTCTGGCTTATCGGCTGGCGGCGCACCGACTAG
- the tatA gene encoding Sec-independent protein translocase subunit TatA, which produces MGGISIWQLLIIAVLVVLLFGTKKLRSLGSDLGESIKGFKKAMGDDDKQKQSQDADFTAPDAQDKRISETKSDVEADDAKKRDKEQV; this is translated from the coding sequence ATGGGTGGCATCAGTATCTGGCAGTTATTGATTATCGCTGTTCTGGTTGTTCTGCTTTTCGGCACCAAAAAGTTACGCTCGCTGGGCTCCGATCTCGGTGAATCCATCAAAGGCTTTAAAAAAGCGATGGGTGATGACGATAAACAGAAACAGAGCCAGGATGCAGATTTCACTGCGCCTGACGCGCAGGATAAACGAATCAGCGAAACCAAAAGCGACGTCGAGGCTGACGACGCCAAGAAACGTGATAAAGAGCAGGTGTAA
- the ubiE gene encoding bifunctional demethylmenaquinone methyltransferase/2-methoxy-6-polyprenyl-1,4-benzoquinol methylase UbiE — MVEDSQDTTHFGFQTVAKEQKADMVAQVFHSVAAKYDVMNDLMSFGIHRLWKRFTIDCSGVRRGQKVLDLAGGTGDLTAKFSRLVGESGKVVLADINDSMLKMGREKLRNTGIVGNVEYVQANAEALPFPDNTFDCITISFGLRNVTDKEKALRSMFRVLKPGGRLLVLEFSKPVFEPLNKAYDAYSFHILPRVGELVAKDAGSYRYLAESIRMHPDQETLKAMMNDAGFENVNYYNMTGGIVALHRGYKF; from the coding sequence ATGGTTGAAGATTCACAAGATACAACGCACTTTGGCTTTCAGACCGTAGCGAAAGAGCAAAAAGCGGATATGGTGGCGCAGGTCTTCCACTCCGTGGCGGCGAAATATGATGTCATGAACGACCTGATGTCGTTTGGCATTCATCGTCTGTGGAAGCGCTTCACTATCGATTGCAGCGGCGTGCGTCGCGGCCAGAAGGTGCTAGACCTGGCGGGCGGCACCGGCGATCTGACCGCCAAATTTTCCCGTCTGGTGGGCGAGAGCGGCAAAGTCGTACTCGCCGATATCAACGACTCCATGCTGAAAATGGGCCGCGAAAAGCTGCGTAATACCGGCATCGTCGGCAACGTCGAGTATGTTCAGGCTAATGCAGAAGCGCTGCCGTTCCCGGATAACACCTTTGACTGCATCACTATCTCCTTCGGCCTGCGTAACGTCACCGATAAAGAAAAAGCGCTGCGCTCCATGTTTCGCGTGCTGAAGCCGGGTGGTCGTCTGCTGGTGCTGGAGTTCTCCAAACCGGTATTTGAGCCGCTGAACAAAGCGTATGACGCTTACTCTTTCCATATTCTGCCGCGCGTTGGCGAACTGGTGGCTAAAGACGCTGGCAGCTATCGTTATCTCGCCGAATCTATCCGCATGCATCCTGATCAGGAAACCCTGAAGGCGATGATGAACGACGCGGGCTTTGAGAACGTCAACTACTACAACATGACCGGCGGGATCGTAGCGCTGCATCGCGGCTACAAATTCTGA
- the rmuC gene encoding DNA recombination protein RmuC — MEISYLVLAVVALAGVAVGWLMSGLRTAQQKAELLAEQRDIYGELSAAREALAHNQHWRDECELLNNELRNLREINSSLESDLREVTTRLEATQVHAEEKLRQMMSSEQRLSEQFENLANRIFEQSRRQVDEQNRQSLNGLLSPLREQLDGFRRQVQESFGQEARERHTLAHEIRNLQQLNAQMAQEAINLTRALKGDNKAQGNWGEVVLARVLEASGLREGHEYETQVNIQLADRSRMQPDVIVRLPQGKDVVIDAKMTLVAYERYFNAEDDYSRDLAINEHIAAIRNHIRLLGRKDYQQLPGLRTLDYVLMFIPVEPAFLLAIDKQPELISEALKNNIMLVSPTTLLVALRTISNLWRYEHQSRNAQQIADRASRLYDKMRLFVDDMSAIGQNLDKASDSYRQAMKKLTTGRGNLLAQAEAFRGMGVEVKREINPDLVEQATQDEEAFALPDADALTNAPDENSHLAAFRVAGER, encoded by the coding sequence GTGGAAATTTCATATCTGGTGTTAGCGGTGGTCGCGCTGGCGGGCGTTGCGGTAGGCTGGCTCATGTCGGGCCTGCGCACGGCCCAACAGAAAGCGGAGCTGCTGGCGGAGCAGCGCGATATCTATGGCGAGCTAAGCGCCGCTCGCGAGGCGCTGGCGCATAACCAGCACTGGCGCGACGAATGCGAGCTGCTTAATAACGAGCTGCGCAACCTGCGTGAAATCAACAGTTCGCTGGAATCCGATCTGCGCGAAGTCACTACGCGGCTTGAAGCCACGCAGGTGCATGCCGAAGAAAAGCTGCGCCAGATGATGAGCAGCGAACAACGCCTTAGCGAACAGTTTGAAAACCTCGCCAACCGTATTTTTGAGCAGAGCCGTCGCCAGGTCGACGAGCAAAACCGCCAGAGCCTTAATGGCCTGCTGTCGCCGCTGCGTGAGCAGCTCGACGGCTTTCGCCGCCAGGTGCAGGAAAGCTTCGGGCAGGAGGCGCGCGAGCGCCACACACTTGCCCACGAAATCCGCAATCTTCAGCAGCTGAATGCGCAAATGGCGCAGGAAGCCATCAACCTGACGCGCGCGTTAAAAGGCGACAACAAAGCCCAGGGCAATTGGGGCGAAGTGGTGCTTGCCCGTGTGCTGGAGGCCTCAGGCCTGCGCGAAGGGCATGAGTATGAAACGCAGGTCAATATTCAGCTTGCCGACCGCAGCCGCATGCAGCCGGACGTCATTGTTCGTCTGCCGCAGGGCAAGGATGTGGTGATTGACGCTAAAATGACCCTCGTGGCCTACGAGCGTTATTTCAACGCGGAGGATGACTACAGCCGCGATCTGGCCATCAACGAGCATATCGCCGCAATCCGTAACCATATCCGGCTTCTCGGCCGCAAGGATTACCAGCAACTGCCTGGGCTTCGCACGCTGGATTACGTGCTGATGTTTATCCCGGTCGAGCCCGCATTTTTACTGGCTATCGATAAACAGCCGGAGCTCATCAGCGAGGCGTTAAAAAACAATATTATGCTGGTGAGCCCGACCACGCTGCTGGTGGCGCTGCGCACCATTTCTAACCTCTGGCGTTATGAGCATCAAAGCCGCAACGCCCAGCAGATAGCCGATCGCGCGAGCCGCCTGTACGACAAAATGCGGCTGTTCGTGGACGACATGAGCGCCATCGGTCAGAACCTCGACAAAGCCAGCGACAGCTACCGGCAGGCGATGAAAAAGCTCACCACCGGGCGCGGCAATCTGCTCGCGCAGGCGGAGGCGTTCCGCGGGATGGGCGTCGAGGTGAAGCGCGAGATTAATCCGGATTTGGTCGAACAGGCGACGCAGGACGAAGAGGCGTTTGCGCTCCCCGATGCCGACGCGCTTACTAACGCTCCCGATGAAAACAGCCACTTAGCGGCGTTTCGCGTCGCGGGCGAGCGCTGA
- the udp gene encoding uridine phosphorylase yields the protein MSDVFHLGLKKSDLQGAELAIVPGDPERVEKIAALMDKPVKLASHREFTSWRAELDGKAVIICSTGIGGPSTSIAVEELAQLGIRTFLRVGTTGAIQPHINVGDVLVTTASVRLDGASLHFAPMEYPAVADFACTTALVEAAKAVGATTHIGVTASSDTFYPGQERYDTFSGRVVSRFNGSMKEWQSMGVMNYEMESATLLTMCSSQGLRAGMVAGVIVNRTQQEIPNAETMKQTESHAVKIVVEAARRLL from the coding sequence ATGTCTGATGTTTTTCACCTCGGCCTTAAAAAAAGCGATCTTCAGGGTGCAGAGCTTGCGATTGTTCCCGGCGACCCGGAGCGAGTGGAAAAGATCGCCGCGCTGATGGATAAGCCGGTTAAACTGGCCTCCCACCGTGAATTCACCTCCTGGCGCGCCGAGCTTGACGGCAAAGCGGTCATTATTTGCTCCACCGGCATCGGCGGCCCGTCGACCTCTATCGCTGTTGAAGAACTGGCGCAGCTCGGCATCCGCACCTTCTTGCGCGTGGGCACCACCGGTGCCATCCAGCCGCACATCAACGTCGGCGACGTGCTGGTCACCACCGCGTCGGTACGCCTTGACGGCGCCAGCCTGCACTTCGCACCGATGGAATACCCGGCGGTTGCCGATTTCGCCTGCACCACCGCGCTGGTGGAAGCCGCGAAAGCCGTTGGCGCCACCACGCACATCGGCGTGACCGCGTCTTCCGACACCTTCTATCCAGGCCAGGAGCGTTACGACACCTTCTCCGGCCGCGTGGTGAGCCGCTTTAACGGCTCCATGAAAGAGTGGCAGTCGATGGGCGTGATGAACTATGAAATGGAATCCGCTACGCTGCTGACCATGTGTTCAAGCCAGGGCCTGCGTGCCGGGATGGTGGCGGGCGTTATCGTCAATCGCACCCAGCAAGAGATCCCGAACGCGGAAACCATGAAACAAACCGAAAGCCACGCGGTGAAAATTGTGGTGGAAGCGGCGCGCCGTCTTCTCTGA
- a CDS encoding dienelactone hydrolase family protein produces the protein MTNTTDHPAGFAAAVSPVASTVVHTPQDAIIAGETSIPTQGENMPAYHARPREVDGPLPVVIVVQEIFGVHEHIRDICRRLALEGYLAVAPELYFRQGDPNDYEDIASLISNLVSKVPDAQVLADLDHVASWASRNGGDAHRLTLTGFCWGGRIAWLYAAHNPQLKAAVAWYGKLLGDKTLNSPKHPVDIATDLTAPVLGLYGAQDTGIPLESVETMRHALRAANASAEIVVYPDAGHAFNADYRPSYHEASAKDGWERMLAWFQTYGGKKG, from the coding sequence ATGACCAACACAACTGACCATCCGGCGGGCTTTGCCGCTGCGGTCTCCCCTGTCGCTTCAACGGTAGTTCATACGCCGCAGGATGCCATTATCGCGGGCGAAACCTCGATCCCGACACAGGGCGAAAATATGCCGGCTTATCACGCCCGCCCGCGCGAGGTCGACGGCCCGCTGCCGGTGGTAATCGTGGTGCAGGAGATTTTCGGCGTGCATGAACATATTCGCGATATCTGCCGTCGCCTGGCGCTGGAAGGCTATCTGGCGGTGGCGCCGGAGCTCTATTTCCGTCAGGGCGATCCGAATGACTATGAGGATATCGCGTCGCTGATAAGCAATCTGGTTTCGAAAGTACCGGATGCGCAGGTGCTGGCGGATTTAGACCATGTCGCAAGCTGGGCGTCGCGCAACGGCGGCGACGCGCATCGTCTTACGCTGACGGGCTTCTGCTGGGGCGGTCGCATTGCCTGGCTGTATGCCGCGCATAATCCGCAGCTGAAAGCCGCGGTGGCCTGGTATGGCAAGCTTCTCGGCGATAAGACGCTGAACTCGCCGAAACATCCGGTGGATATCGCGACCGATCTTACCGCGCCGGTGCTGGGCCTGTATGGCGCGCAGGATACCGGCATTCCGCTGGAAAGCGTGGAGACTATGCGCCATGCCCTGCGCGCGGCGAATGCCAGTGCGGAGATCGTGGTTTACCCGGACGCGGGCCACGCGTTTAACGCCGATTATCGCCCGAGTTACCACGAGGCATCCGCGAAAGATGGCTGGGAGCGGATGCTGGCGTGGTTTCAGACATACGGTGGTAAGAAAGGATAA
- the tatD gene encoding 3'-5' ssDNA/RNA exonuclease TatD, whose translation MFDIGLNITSSQFDHDRDEMIARAQAAGVNRMLFTGTSLDESERACAFAKRYEGCWATAGVHPHDASTWSDESAARLRALAGDAQVVAIGECGLDFNRNFSTPAQQEHAFTEQLRLAAELALPVFLHCRDAHTRFLALLDPWLDKLPGAVLHCFTGSEQEARACLSRGLYLGITGWVCDERRGLELRALLPVIPADRLLLETDAPYLLPRDLMPKPASRRNEPCWLPHILSRVAQWRGDDPAWLEATTDANAARLFLKSARAA comes from the coding sequence ATGTTTGATATTGGCCTGAATATAACCAGCTCTCAGTTTGACCACGACAGGGACGAGATGATCGCCCGGGCACAGGCGGCGGGCGTCAATCGCATGCTCTTTACCGGCACCTCGCTTGACGAGAGCGAGCGCGCTTGCGCGTTCGCGAAACGCTATGAAGGCTGTTGGGCGACCGCAGGCGTTCACCCGCATGACGCCAGCACCTGGAGCGACGAGAGCGCGGCGCGGCTGCGCGCGCTGGCAGGCGACGCGCAGGTAGTGGCCATCGGTGAATGCGGGCTCGATTTCAACCGCAATTTTTCAACGCCTGCGCAGCAGGAGCATGCCTTTACCGAACAGCTGCGGCTGGCAGCAGAGCTCGCGCTGCCGGTGTTTTTACACTGCCGTGATGCGCATACGCGTTTTCTGGCGCTGCTGGATCCGTGGCTGGATAAGCTGCCGGGCGCGGTGCTGCACTGTTTTACCGGCAGCGAGCAGGAGGCGCGGGCGTGCCTGTCGCGTGGCCTGTATCTGGGCATTACCGGCTGGGTATGCGACGAGCGCCGCGGGCTCGAACTGCGCGCGCTGCTGCCTGTGATCCCGGCAGACCGTCTCCTGCTGGAGACCGACGCGCCGTATTTGCTGCCGCGCGATCTCATGCCCAAACCCGCATCGCGTCGCAACGAGCCATGCTGGCTGCCGCATATTCTCTCGCGTGTGGCGCAGTGGCGCGGCGACGATCCCGCCTGGCTGGAGGCAACTACTGACGCTAACGCGGCCCGTCTGTTTCTGAAAAGCGCCCGTGCTGCGTAA
- the ubiJ gene encoding ubiquinone biosynthesis protein UbiJ: MRFTPLMMAGIEGALNTFLYRESALKAPRQRLQGKVLRVTLEEISTPLVLVFSEQQLDVLSKWEGEADCTVITRLSVLPKLQDRQQLTALIRSGELEVQGDLQVVQNFVALMDMAEFDPAGLLAPWVGDIAAEGIGRVMRRGGQLLQKGFTRNQQNLAQAMTEEWRVAPGALEVAWFAEEISAIERSLEGLTKRLDKLEGK, from the coding sequence ATGCGTTTCACTCCGCTAATGATGGCAGGCATTGAAGGCGCGCTGAACACGTTCCTGTATCGCGAGAGCGCGCTGAAAGCGCCGCGCCAGCGCCTGCAGGGCAAGGTACTGCGCGTGACGCTTGAAGAGATTTCCACGCCGCTGGTGCTGGTGTTCAGCGAGCAGCAACTGGATGTGCTCAGCAAATGGGAAGGCGAGGCGGATTGTACCGTCATCACCCGGCTTTCCGTGTTGCCGAAACTGCAGGACCGCCAGCAGCTGACCGCGCTTATCCGCAGCGGCGAGCTGGAAGTGCAGGGCGATTTGCAGGTGGTGCAGAATTTCGTCGCGCTGATGGATATGGCCGAGTTTGACCCTGCCGGATTGCTGGCACCGTGGGTCGGAGATATCGCGGCGGAAGGCATTGGTCGTGTAATGCGTCGTGGCGGGCAACTGCTGCAAAAAGGCTTTACGCGCAATCAGCAAAATCTTGCGCAAGCGATGACAGAAGAGTGGCGCGTCGCGCCGGGCGCGCTGGAAGTCGCCTGGTTTGCCGAAGAGATTTCGGCTATCGAGCGCAGCCTGGAAGGATTAACCAAACGGTTGGATAAACTGGAGGGCAAATGA
- the rfaH gene encoding transcription/translation regulatory transformer protein RfaH — MQSWYLLYCKRGQLQRAKEHLERQSVNCLTPMITLDKMVRGRRTSVSEPLFPNYLFVRFDPEDIHTTTVSSTRGVSHFVRFGSSPAMVPQTVIEQLLDWQPENVTDPDTPHTGDMVVITEGAFEGLQAIFTEPDGEARSMLLLNLLNKQVLQSVKNTEFRKV; from the coding sequence ATGCAATCCTGGTATTTACTGTACTGTAAACGCGGGCAACTTCAGCGCGCCAAAGAGCACCTTGAACGACAGTCGGTGAACTGCCTTACGCCAATGATTACGCTCGATAAAATGGTACGAGGCAGACGCACTTCCGTCAGCGAGCCGCTCTTCCCTAACTATCTTTTCGTCCGGTTCGATCCGGAGGATATTCATACTACTACGGTCAGTTCCACGCGCGGCGTCAGCCATTTCGTCCGCTTCGGCTCAAGCCCCGCCATGGTGCCGCAAACCGTCATCGAACAGTTACTCGACTGGCAGCCGGAAAACGTGACCGACCCGGACACGCCGCACACTGGCGATATGGTCGTTATTACCGAAGGGGCGTTTGAAGGGTTGCAGGCGATTTTTACCGAGCCCGATGGCGAGGCCCGTTCCATGCTGCTGTTGAATTTGCTGAATAAGCAGGTGCTGCAGAGCGTGAAAAATACCGAATTCCGTAAAGTCTGA
- the tatB gene encoding Sec-independent protein translocase protein TatB, with the protein MFDIGFGELLLVFIIGLIVLGPQRLPVAVRTVAGWVRALRSLATTVQNELTQELKIQEFQESLKKVEKASIDNLTPELKASMDELREAAESMKRSYNVNDPEKASDEAHTIHNPLVKGNEAEHQGVTPAKAEHQAQSPAQKPQQDVPHAPATDAAMEPAAAESVHPDAGNNADAAPAPAGVRKPDAVSTVSDKS; encoded by the coding sequence GTGTTTGATATTGGATTTGGCGAACTGCTGCTGGTGTTTATTATCGGCCTTATCGTACTGGGGCCGCAGCGTTTGCCTGTGGCTGTCCGGACCGTCGCAGGCTGGGTACGCGCGCTGCGCTCGCTTGCGACCACCGTGCAGAATGAACTGACCCAGGAGCTGAAGATCCAGGAGTTTCAGGAAAGCCTGAAAAAAGTGGAAAAAGCGAGCATCGATAACCTCACGCCGGAGCTGAAGGCCTCCATGGATGAACTGCGTGAGGCGGCGGAATCGATGAAGCGGTCTTACAACGTTAACGACCCGGAAAAGGCGAGCGACGAAGCCCACACGATCCACAACCCGCTGGTTAAAGGCAACGAGGCCGAACATCAGGGCGTGACGCCTGCCAAAGCCGAGCATCAGGCTCAGTCGCCCGCACAAAAGCCGCAGCAGGATGTCCCGCACGCCCCAGCGACTGATGCGGCGATGGAACCTGCGGCGGCGGAGTCCGTACACCCTGACGCCGGGAATAACGCTGACGCTGCGCCCGCGCCCGCTGGCGTGCGCAAACCTGATGCCGTCTCTACCGTGAGTGATAAATCCTGA